Below is a genomic region from Brassica oleracea var. oleracea cultivar TO1000 chromosome C9, BOL, whole genome shotgun sequence.
CTGGTTCAACGCTTTTCCTTGAATTTGCTGACCCTAGAGCAGCTGCTGCATCATCGTCGCTAGACCCTTCATCTCGTCTTGTGGAACAGTCGTAGGTGCAGGACTAACCTGTTGAGCAGTCTGGTGCTTTTGGTTCTGGAACTGGTTATGCTGCGCCTGGCTCAGAATATAAGTTCTTCCTTGGTAACCCTTCTGATATCCCGTGTTCTGTCCTTGATTGTTCTGCGCATTGTCAACTGGTTTGTCCAGTTTAGGGTACGCAAAGAGTTGGGGATTGCTCCTCACGCTAGGGTTCAGGTGGTAGTTCTTGTACTGCCATCCTTGTCCATTTACGTAGCTCACTTCTTGTTGATCGTCCACAGTGTTGTCTGCTTCAGGTGTGACATCCGAAGCACTGTTTTCTGATGCGGCTTCTTCCATGATGAACACTTGGCTCAGATTGCCCTTTATCAGCTGATCAACCTTTGCCGCTAGATCGTCTATGCTGTTAACGCATTTGGAGAGATCGTTCTCCTTGTTCTTGTTGAGTGAGCTTGACGCCATATTCTCGATCAGTGCGAATGCACCTGGTGTTGTTTGAGTCATGAAATCTCCATTACTCGAGGAGTCTAGAGCATTACGAAACTCATAGCTCACTCCATCATAGAACACTTCCGGTATGTAATCGTCCTCAAACCCATGGGTACGGCATTCCCTTTGGTATTCCTTGTAACGCTCCCAAGAATCATAGAAAGGCTCGTCAGTCTTTTGCTTAAAATTGGAGATCTTATGCCTTAGAGCCGCGGTTTTGGACTTCGTGTAAAAGTGACTTAAGGACGCTGCTCGGACCTGTTCCCATGTAGTGAGGGTACTGGTCGGGAGAGAGGCTAGCCATCGAGCCGCTTTCCCATCAAGAGAGAATGGGAACATGGTGCATTTGATGTAGTCTGGTGGCACTCGATTTGCACGGAGAGAAGTTGCTGACTCTCTCAATATGGTCCAACGGAATTTTAGCTGCGAGACCATTGAACATCATTTTCTGCACCAGGCCGATCAAATCAAGCTTGATCTCACAATCTTGTCGAGTGCAAGGAGGTGGGTTGATGGCGGAGCGAGTGGTAAGGAAGTTCCGCGGGAGGTTCCGCTCTCTGATGGGAGCTCCTTGTTGCTCAGCTTGCTGTGCAACAAATTCAGCCGCTGCTTGGCGAGCAGCTTCTTGTGTATTGATGGTCTGTTACATCTGCTGCATCTGTTGTTGCATGAGTGCCATTGTAGAAGTGAGATCATCATGGCCTCTATTATCAGCCATTTTGGTGTCAGTAAACCGCGGTTGTTGACGGTTCTGTCGTTCTAATCTTCCGAGTACTTCGTTGCTAAGCGTGAATAATGGTCCTTGTGCGTTGCTCCGAGTATGTCTACTGGTCATGCACCTGGATCATTAGATGCATTAAAGAGAGAAAAGCAAGTTAGATATCTTAGACTATATATAGAACTGAAAAATAATGGTAAAAAAAATCTGGTCCCCGTCGCAACGGCGCCAAAACTTGATACACTAGAACTGAACTTTTCCTACTGTCAAGTTAACAGTGGTAATTGTAGTGTTTAAGATTCAATCCAGATGACCAGTCTACACTTTATTCTTATGATTTTTCAACTTATCTAAAACTAATAGTGGGGTTTTGATTTAAGTAGTGACGTGCAATTAATCTAAATGATTGCAAAGAGTAAATTCAAATTAAAGAGAAGCCAGTCTAGGGTTTCACATTGGGTGTTGATGCTAAACCAAACATTTATTCAAGCGCAATGCAGCACAATCTAGAACACGGATCACTCAGGTAAAGCAGCCCACTGTCATGATGCGGGTCCCTTTGCGGATCGACCTTGACGCCTAAACTCTCGTTTGGGCCAGGGATCGACTGCAAGCAATAGAGATCAAGTCCGATAAGTTCACCGAGCACCCTAATATCTACTTTCGCTGACTAGGGATGCTCGGCTCATTCATCCAATATCAAGTTATCTACTACACGGTTAATGAGCAGATTAAACCTAAGATCTAGCAGTAAGTGATCAAGTTAAAGCTAGCATTAAGAACATGGATGAACAAAGACACAATGTGTTCGCTTATTTATGTTTAGATTTCACGACCAACAACCTAGAACCCTAGACAAGCTAGCCGACTACTCAGTAATTAAACAAGATTAACAAGACATAATAACTGAATGATACTGCGTATAATTCCAAAGAGAAATCAATAGGATTCAGAATGATCTTTTTGGTGAGAAGAGGAGCCGTCTCCCTTACAATAGCAAAATCCATTAATGAGTCTTAGTCTTCTTGCAAAACTAGCGTAAAAAGAAAATAAAGATAGGGATGGCTTTTTATATGGAGGCGCCATCAACTTCAGAGGAGGGAGTAAGTGATTAGGGCAAATCTTTGAAAGATATGGAAACTTCCATAAATGTCGGGAACAATCGCCTGGCTGCTCCTTGTGGGATCAACTGTCAGACTGTTCCGCATGATTGTTCCGCGGGGAAGGCTCCAATTCTTTCTCCTTTCTTTATGCTTCTTCCTTCAACTCTTTAGCCTACTCCAGACCTGAAATGACTCGAAAAGGACTGGACTAACTCATTAAAACATTGAAAAAAAGTTAGAAAACATATGTACAATGGTGCCAAAAACACCATATATCATGACGCATAAGCTCGGTATATATAGGTTTCATCTCAAAGTCATCCCTCTCAGCAACAATAATAGCATCAGGGATTGTAGTCCCCTGTGTATAAATAAGTTGTCTTGTACTGCTCCGAGCGCGACCTTCATTGTCTCTTAAGATCCCATTCTCATCAACCTTTAGTATGAGCACTTCAACCTTCTCTGTCACCACGCAAGTAGTGTCGGTCGAGACTTAATGAACATTGTTGTGATGAACAGTGTCAGGATGAACAGTGTCGCGATTAACAGTGTCAGGATGAACAGTGTCATGATGAACAGTACCCGGATGAACAGCGTTGATCGATGTGGGATGAATAATTTCGATCAACAACGAATGAACAGTGTCGATTGACGCGATATGAACAATGTCGAGGTGAACAGTGTCGGGGTGAACAGTCCCAGATGAACAGGGTCGATCAACGTCGGGGGAACAATATCAATCGACGGTCGAATTTCTACGATGTTGATCGCTGCTTGGAGGGTGTCGACTACCCTTTTAGTCTGATGGATCACACATTTCAAATCCAGTTGCTCTACCAGTAAGAGCCATATTCCCTTGTTGATTTTGGTACTCATATGTATGTACCTGAAACACAAGAAAAAAATTTCTGTAAATAAACTATAATTAAAAACCTAGACAAAATCCTACACCTAGTCTAATGGTGATCAGACTCCCCGGCAACGGCGCCAAATTTGATATGCTCAAATTAACCTTCAAGCTACTCTCTCAAATAAGAGGTTCACTGTAGTACTTGAGGATCGTATCCACAGAGACTCGAAGTTTCACACAATAGACTTTAGCTTCAGATTATGTTAGGTCAAATAATATAAAGTAGTAAATATAACAGAACAATGTGAACAAGGTAGTTGTTCGATTGATGGGTGAGTTGTTTGTGATGGAAGGATGGTTGCTAGACTTAGGGTTTCATTCAGGTTATAAGAACTCAATCTATATATGCTAAGGGTTGATCCTAGAACTCGATTTCAATTAGTAAGTAATCCAGCTCCCGCATGCAATTAATAATCATATGAATAAGTACAATGTTCCAGCTCTTGCATGTGAACAACGATCGAGTGTCGATCGATACTATTGACTAGTTATCGATCGATACTATTGACTAGTTATCGATCGATACAAATGTCTGTGTCGATCGACACTTCCTTAAACAAGTATTTTCGATATGTTAACTAGATTTCTAGACCAGCTCTCGCGTGTATCTAACAACCTAGCTAAGCATGAATAAGTTCAGGTAATAAACCAACTCTCGCGTGCAGCTAGCTATCCTATGATCAGGTTTCTAGTTAATTACTCAAGAAACAAGCAGTAAGAACGATCCTGTGAAGGATACAATTACCACCCTAACAATTCTAGATATTGTTAGGCGATTTTTGTGTAGGATCTTTGTGAGTACTACGGAACGATGGACAAGGCTGGTATTTGAATAGATTACGTGAATGTTTATAAAGAAGTAAGTGGAAAGAGACGTTTTATTAGATCAAAGAGCTGGAACTACAACAATTTGAGTAAGAACCCTAGTTCTAGCCGCCTAGCTCTATTCTCTAAGTCTCCAAGTGTCGATCTCTTGCTTTAGGGTTTAGGTTCCCTTTATATAGTCTTCCTAAGGCGGGCCTTAGTCGGTTGGAGTAGGTTAAACTCTTCCATATTTGGAAATATGGAAAGTTCTCCTTATCGGAAGTTTTCCATTTCCCGAGGGGGGTGATTCTGGGACCGGACCCGGAAAACTCCATTGCGGGGAACCGGGCTTCCTTTTAGCGGGGTTCCTTGCAGCGGGGATCCAGATGCTGGTGTCCTGCCAGGGGTCTGGAGGAATTCAATACCTGAGTAATTTTCCCCAACAGTTTGCCCCTTATTGCTCGATTTCGTCATCGAACTCGGGGAATAACTTGTGCACTCAAGTCAACCAGAGTTGCTCATTCTCAGCAGGCTTCCCTTAGGCAGGATATCGCTCCAATAATCCCACGATCCCGGGTTCCACTCAGGTCGGAACCGTACTCTGAACCCGGGGGATGATCAGTTTCCCCTACGTCAAACTGGGGTCTGGTGATATTTGGACCACTGATTCTCGTTGAGGACGGGGAGCTCTGGGCTTCTGATGATGTCTTGGAGACGGTGGAGCCTGGGGCTCTGATGTTCCCTGGGTAGGAACTGCATGTACTGACGTGTAGAGGATAGACTGGGGGCAGGGACCCGTACGGCTTGATGATACTAGACGCACTTTTTATTCCTCCAAAAGCGAGCGCTTTCCTTTTTTGTGGGAAGCATTCTCCCTTTTTCTGCAGAGATTGGGTTTCCTATTCGCCGTTCATTCTTTAAATCAGGGATTCTTTAGGATATTTGGAAACATCCTTATTTCCTTTTCTGACCCCGCGGAAAAGGGAACGATCCGGATATAAATAGAGACTCACGATAGTTCCTAGCTGGCCCCAACCCAACTCTAGCGCTGATTCTTAGCTGAGAAAGATGAATCTCGAGCCGCTCTCGTTTCTGTCCTCGCTTGTGGGTGGTCGTTCAAGGCCGCGTCGTCCTTTTACCGACCCTTTCTCATCCCCCGTTCTATCTTGGGGGAATGTTACAGAGGCTGATAGTGAAGCGGTTCTGATGGCTCCCCTGATAAGGCTCCGTTCTTGTTTCTTTGATGACGGTCCCCGTTCGGAGATCCGAAAGGGGGACCTGGCTAACATAAGGAGGAAGTACTTGATTTACCCTTCAGTGGGGATGAGGAGTCTGACCGAATTCGAACGCGCTCCGGATGGCGGCGCGGGTGAGGTGACTGTCTATGAAGCGTACCTGGAAGTAGGCTTCCGGGGTGTTATTCCTTCTCTTATAGAAGATGTGTCATCTTTCTTCGGTTTTAGTCCTTCTCAACTTACTCCCCTAACCTGGAGGACTTTAATGGCTATCCAAGTACTTGGAGAACTTCATGGATTTTCTATCAGGGTGCATGAGATTTTATACTCTTATTACTTTGCTTCTTTGGCGAACAAGGATGGGTTCTACCATCTTCGATCTTGTGACGGCGCCCCTTTGGTTGAGGAACCTTCGA
It encodes:
- the LOC106314763 gene encoding uncharacterized protein LOC106314763; this encodes MVSQLKFRWTILRESATSLRANRVPPDYIKCTMFPFSLDGKAARWLASLPTSTLTTWEQVRAASLSHFYTKSKTAALRHKISNFKQKTDEPFYDSWERYKEYQRECRTHGFEDDYIPEVFYDGVSYEFRNALDSSSNGDFMTQTTPGAFALIENMASSSLNKNKENDLSKCVNSIDDLAAKVDQLIKGNLSQVFIMEEAASENSASDVTPEADNTVDDQQEVSYVNGQGWQYKNYHLNPSVRSNPQLFAYPKLDKPVDNAQNNQGQNTGYQKGYQGRTYILSQAQHNQFQNQKHQTAQQVSPAPTTVPQDEMKGLATMMQQLL